GAAAGAGGAAGTAAACAACAAAAGTTAGTTCTTCAGAAGCATCTACTACTAcacaataaatttttaaagaataaataCTCATGTCCAACTAAAACAACAAAAAATATGATCATTAAAGCTGAAatgttttcaagaagaaaacaaaataagatgacaaaacaaaacaaatagcATGGGCATAAGGTGTATCTATTTGGTGAGAAACCTCTCATATAGTattaaaatttgtaaaaaaaaagagCATTGATTATTAAACTTTTTGCttactaacaaaaaaaaaaaatgagcttACAATATTTACCTTTAAAACAACTACTTTTTAGCTTAAGTTAATGCAGTAGTATGTAGTTTCTCATGCAAACCAAACTTTTTTAAGCCATATATAAAAGTCATTTTTTTCCCAACTATTGAGGGCCATATCTTGTCCCTTCATTAGCTCTACGCAAAGCTATATATTGTATAGCTAGACAAGTTAATAGAGATGAAAGTGTGAAGGATAGTGAGAGGAGACATAACTCTAAATGATGtaattaaaatgaattaagaGAATTGAATATTACTATGACTAAAGTTGCATAGGTTCAATGGATGGATAAATTCTATACAGCCCACTTAAATATTTGAGGGACATATACTTGAAAGTTTACCTTGTTATAAGCTGAAAGGTGTCACATTGATGGAAATGGGAAAGTTACTCGTGTGCACATAACAATACAAGTGGAAAAATTAGCAAATTTTGGTGAATCAATTTGAGCAAAAAGTAACCctacaaaaaaaataacattataaTTCTCTCAAGATGGACACAGGCATAATAAGTTCTGTTTtgccaaaaaaaacaaaaagaaataaacaaaATGCAATAGTTCACTGCCAACAAGTGACTGAATAGGGAGAAGAGCACATACTTGATTGAATAGAGTGCATTTGCTGCACTCCCAAATAACCTTATCGTCTGTATCGTGTTTGGGGTAAGGTGACATTGACCCACCTGGCATTGTTGCCCTATCAAAGGTGATACTAGATGTAGACTCTTCACCCTTGCCTTTACTGTGCAAATTGGTCCATCCTTTCTCAATTTTACCAGTACCACCTAAATCCCCTTTCTTTTCCCCATTAGAATTTGATGACTCACCTATTTCAGGAGCAGGATGCTTTGAAATTTCGGTGATACTTTCTATTAGATTAATTTCTTCTGACACAGATCCACACCATATATCATCATACAATCTTCTCTCTGCAGCCATGGCAGCAGCTTGTATTGGACTAAGCGCACCCATGATTTCACTATTTCCACCTAATCTGTTTGGTCCAGATGGTAGCAAAGCCCCAGTGCGAGCTCGTTTGGCTGCAGCATCAACTGCAGCCTGCCGGAGCGATGATACTGAAGGCTGGACAGAGAAGCCACCTAAGCGTCTTCCAAGGGTGTCAAATCCTTGTCCAGTACCAGTTATCCCCTTTGCAACCAGTTCATCACATTCCTGAATAAATACATGCAATATAAATTCTGTTAAAAATTAGAAAGTCATGAACTTAAGAAGAAAAAACTCTTGGCATTGCAACATAATGATATTGCACTTTTATTGGACATGTCATCATCAAATATTTGGTTGCTGATCGCACAAAAGCACTAGATGAAGAGAAAACTAGGGTTAAAAGTATGAGCTAACAAAACAACAATAGATGGAGAGTTGGAATAACTTTTGTGCTATGACAAGATTATAAAAACTTTCAtgtttaattaaaatcaatacaAAAAATAAACAATTTTAGTATTCAAAAATTTCTATGACGAGAAGAGATTAACATCTCTTATAGATACACCAAAAAGAAAAGTAAATGTTCAACAATTAAAATGAAAATACAATTGATAATTCAATAGCTTCTAGTAGAACATGGAGTCATGCCAGTCAAAAGTCTTCCTCCACTAATAGATGTCAAGAAAACTGCAAAAATTAAGCATAGAAGTCCAAGCATGAATTCATCTTGGTTCAATATTGATGATCACATTAATCATGATTCCCAAAACTTTGTTAAACACCTAAATAAGGGaaagtttgatatttttttttagaaagatAACGAGAAGAAAATTTGATCAAGAGGAATCACCTTGCGCAACTCATCCCAGAGCTTATAGAACGAGGCATTGTGCGGCCCATGCACGATGTGGCACAGCTCGTGGAGCATTGTATCAAGAACCTGCTCGAACGGGAAGAAATCCCATTCCCTGCCAGGCCGCCTCAGCCGAAGCTTCACCTCGACGCCACCACCAACATTTAGCCCTAAAAGAGCCGGATTGGTCGGGCTACAACAACCACCCCAAAAGAATCGATCAACAAATGTCGAAGAAATGGAAGAGGAACAAGAAGAGCAAAAGAAGAGTAACATACTAGAACTCGGAGAGGAGTTTAACCTTCCACTTGCGGCGACGCATAATGGGCTGGACCTGCTTGGCGATGCGGTCAAGGAGACGGCGGGCCTCATCCTCGCCGGGCTTCTTGAGAATTTTGATCTCCCATACCTTGTTCAGATCGTCCAGGCTCATGATCAAGGTGATCGGCGGAATGATCAAAGGAAAACAGAAGATTTGCTATCTTTTTTCTACTTCACGGCGGGCCGACGGCCTTCATCACCGCCGACTGAGACGATCCTTCATCGCCCGCAGAGATAGCTATTTGATTTGGGAATCTTTATTGTTTTGCTTCCACCAATGCAAATATTTttggatttatttatttattaaaaggcAAAAGCCTAAAAAGCTCTTTTATAAAAAAGTCACATAAGAATTTCAAATTATCGAAACGCCctattaaaagattattttttacttttacaAAAGTATCCACCAACCAAACTTTTATAAACTTTGATTGTCAAGAAGTAATTGAAGTTAACGcgaactatttttttaaaatgaaaataataaaaaaagattctTTTGCTTGATAAGATTTAAACACTGGAGAAGAGAAAAAAATTGGTTTGTCAACTTTGCATCTTAACACCTTTATTCGAAAGGGTGACAAGTGAAATATAGAGAGTAATATTGTTATATGTGGAACCAACCAATTCGAGAATGAATTCTCTGGATATTTTTTATAGTCAAGAGAATGGATCATTATATTGATAAGTTAATTTGGATGAATCTTATTTAACAGGTGAAATTCattcaaatcaattaattaacgTTTATGGTCCATCCTGTCATCCATAAAGTATGAAGTAGAAAATCCCGCATGCAACCAACCCTAAAATTCTTTACCATAACAATGATTTTCAAACAGAAACAATGAAACATAAATACGCTACATTCATGTTTTTTTAATcgagttaaaataaataatctgTTAAGAGTTTAGAATTTTGCTTTTAATTTTCGACTCCCCAAATTTGGACTATGAATTTGAACCAGAAGATTTATTGAATTTGGAAAATCCTCAGCAAGATTTGTCAGGACCTCCTGAGCACAAACAAATAATTAATTGTGTCATTCTTAAGAGATACTTTCCTTAGCAACACAGTAATCTTAGACTAGCACACCATCGTGGAGGGAAATTATTTGCTTATTTTATCAATGTTTAAGACACCGCCGAAGGCTTTCGGCATAAAAAAGAAAACAGATTGTGGGGCCGGTTTTGACCTCATTTGGCACGGTGAATGCATAATTTAAAAATCAACCGGAATAATTCTTACAAAAGTCAATAATAAAGGTTTAAAAATCAGAACACGTTACATTTAgggaatttgaaaattttatggcGGAGGGTTATCCATTAGGAACAGATGTACTTTTTTTCGATTTATTCGGCTAATCcatgataattttttataaattggaTCAATTATCTCTGGAATGTTGGTATAGTAGGAGGTAGTACTAAAATCATAAgactaattttaaatttcaaattatgttTCAAATATTATCCTTaaatttttatttggtttataaATTGTGCATCACAGAAATCAAATATTCTAGAGGAGTGAATGAAGCTATTGTTCATACTTTACATTGAGTAATACAATTTAGAGAATAAAAGAAATGACAGTAAGAATACGTGTTTATTTTCCATTCAATTTTACCTCTTTTAAAGACAACCAAACATGTTGAAAATAGTCAAAAGttgtgaattttttaaaaattctttttcatttatttaaaatattcaacACGTAATTAATTCCATGAGAATCAGAAAGAACCACCCATCAAGATTAAATAAACTTCGATAATTTTATTATACAGTAATAAAATCATTTTTGTTGTGAAATAtgtatcaaataataaaatactgAAACCCCTCACTACACTAATATAGTATAAGGAATGATCCGGATCATCTCTCAGAAGGAATATAGATAATAAATTCTAATTTCAAGATTGAATTATTATTGATTCGGGTTTTAGGTTTTAGTGCTAATGATAAGACAATTAATAAAAGATACTCTATCTAACCTAAACTACGAtcctaataaattaaaaaagaattaagaagaagaagtaatcaaGGAAACTAAGTATTTAATAAATCTATTACCAACTTCATGGAATAGtaaattaaagaaactaaactataaatACAATCAACTAATGCAATTGAAAGAACAAACAATCTTACCTAATCTAATTTACTGCTGGACAAATCGAGctttaacagaaatattaagaaCTCTTAAATGCAAATCAACGAGACTACTAATTAAACTaccaaaataaaatacttaaggAATTAAACCGCACATCACGTGAAAGGAGATCTACAACTACCATGAATGAATCTAGGGATCTAAAATTGCTTACAACCTGAGTTAGGGCATCCTCAAGCTCAAATCGGATGGGATCTATAGTGAGGAACACTGACGCAGAAGATGAAGGAGACAGATGTGTTTGATCGGAATGGAAATGGCTATGGTGTGGTCAAATCTATATGAGAAAAATGGTCGCCGAGGGAGGTAAATGACTGATCGAGAAGGGGAAACCCTTGGCTCTTGGTTTTGGAGGAAGAAACCTAATGAGTTAACCAATCGATGTGTACAATAGAATACCTCTTGAGCAACTAAATATTCAAATTCTGAATTTTAAATGCTGGTGTCTTCTAAAATTAGTACAAGTACATTTATGGATGCACCTCTCTATTCTTGTTTCCTGATCAGCCAGCTACTGGATTCAAACAAGAATTGCAAGCTTCAGTCATAACAAAGATGAACACAAATTTGTAAGAGAATGATGTGACTTCAATTGGATACACCTTCCtagtgccttttttttttttcttttgatgtttTGTGGTTCCAGATCTGACCCCCCAATCTCCTCTGATTTGTATTCCTCCAACAACCATTCCTCTTATCCTTCATCCTCTTAATCATTAATTTCTCTTTCAGGTCCTGTAAAAGAAACACAGCACCTTAACATTCCTTCTTCAGCTTCCT
This genomic stretch from Zingiber officinale cultivar Zhangliang chromosome 7A, Zo_v1.1, whole genome shotgun sequence harbors:
- the LOC122000829 gene encoding DNA-dependent metalloprotease WSS1-like isoform X5 produces the protein MSLDDLNKVWEIKILKKPGEDEARRLLDRIAKQVQPIMRRRKWKVKLLSEFYPTNPALLGLNVGGGVEVKLRLRRPGREWDFFPFEQVLDTMLHELCHIVHGPHNASFYKLWDELRKECDELVAKGITGTGQGFDTLGRRLGGFSVQPSVSSLRQAAVDAAAKRARTGALLPSGPNRLGGNSEIMGALSPIQAAAMAAERRLYDDIWCGSVSEEINLIESITEISKHPAPEIGESSNSNGEKKGDLGGTGKIEKGWTNLHSKGKGEESTSSITFDRATMPGGSMSPYPKHDTDDKVIWECSKCTLFNQLITSLWD
- the LOC122000829 gene encoding DNA-dependent metalloprotease WSS1-like isoform X3 — translated: MSLDDLNKVWEIKILKKPGEDEARRLLDRIAKQVQPIMRRRKWKVKLLSEFYPTNPALLGLNVGGGVEVKLRLRRPGREWDFFPFEQVLDTMLHELCHIVHGPHNASFYKLWDELRKECDELVAKGITGTGQGFDTLGRRLGGFSVQPSVSSLRQAAVDAAAKRARTGALLPSGPNRLGGNSEIMGALSPIQAAAMAAERRLYDDIWCGSVSEEINLIESITEISKHPAPEIGESSNSNGEKKGDLGGTGKIEKGWTNLHSKGKGEESTSSITFDRATMPGGSMSPYPKHDTDDKVIWECSKCTLFNQGYFLLKLIHQNLLIFPLVLLCAHE
- the LOC122000829 gene encoding DNA-dependent metalloprotease WSS1-like isoform X1 — its product is MSLDDLNKVWEIKILKKPGEDEARRLLDRIAKQVQPIMRRRKWKVKLLSEFYPTNPALLGLNVGGGVEVKLRLRRPGREWDFFPFEQVLDTMLHELCHIVHGPHNASFYKLWDELRKECDELVAKGITGTGQGFDTLGRRLGGFSVQPSVSSLRQAAVDAAAKRARTGALLPSGPNRLGGNSEIMGALSPIQAAAMAAERRLYDDIWCGSVSEEINLIESITEISKHPAPEIGESSNSNGEKKGDLGGTGKIEKGWTNLHSKGKGEESTSSITFDRATMPGGSMSPYPKHDTDDKVIWECSKCTLFNQPLGLTCEACGAPKPKAAESKFKTWSCKFCTLENSTKQDKCSACGQWRYSYGPPLDT
- the LOC122000829 gene encoding DNA-dependent metalloprotease WSS1-like isoform X4; amino-acid sequence: MSLDDLNKVWEIKILKKPGEDEARRLLDRIAKQVQPIMRRRKWKVKLLSEFYPTNPALLGLNVGGGVEVKLRLRRPGREWDFFPFEQVLDTMLHELCHIVHGPHNASFYKLWDELRKECDELVAKGITGTGQGFDTLGRRLGGFSVQPSVSSLRQAAVDAAAKRARTGALLPSGPNRLGGNSEIMGALSPIQAAAMAAERRLYDDIWCGSVSEEINLIESITEISKHPAPEIGESSNSNGEKKGDLGGTGKIEKGWTNLHSKGKGEESTSSITFDRATMPGGSMSPYPKHDTDDKVIWECSKCTLFNQVDLHTRVSIASGTNM
- the LOC122000829 gene encoding uncharacterized protein LOC122000829 isoform X2 — its product is MRPAVSLTASPSRSSPLCVAASGSPTNPALLGLNVGGGVEVKLRLRRPGREWDFFPFEQVLDTMLHELCHIVHGPHNASFYKLWDELRKECDELVAKGITGTGQGFDTLGRRLGGFSVQPSVSSLRQAAVDAAAKRARTGALLPSGPNRLGGNSEIMGALSPIQAAAMAAERRLYDDIWCGSVSEEINLIESITEISKHPAPEIGESSNSNGEKKGDLGGTGKIEKGWTNLHSKGKGEESTSSITFDRATMPGGSMSPYPKHDTDDKVIWECSKCTLFNQPLGLTCEACGAPKPKAAESKFKTWSCKFCTLENSTKQDKCSACGQWRYSYGPPLDT